The Deltaproteobacteria bacterium genome includes a window with the following:
- a CDS encoding 8-amino-7-oxononanoate synthase: MLNISQEIQELQSNNLYRSLKTISSDIGPYVEFQGRKLLNFSSNNYLGLANDHRLKDAAIQATEQFGTSSGASRLITGSMSLHQQLEEKIAQFKNTEAALVFNSGYQANLGIITALLREGDEIYSDELNHASIIDGCRLSKATTKVYRHNDMNHLGELLKSNCHPHPDPLPSRERGQYSLSSPDGGQYHSPLPRGEGAGGRVKRLIVTDSIFSMDGDLAPLQDLAALAEKYDCYLMVDEAHATGVFGKNGKGLVEAIWPDGRPSYLQENLIQMGTFGKALGSFGAYVAAATDVIELLINKARSFIYTTSLPPGVLAASLRAIEIVEQEPERRAKLWENIHHFSKVLNASRLTFHASQISSPIIPILMGSSEKALELSQKLFEQGFWVSAIRYPTVAKGSERLRLTLMASQEKEHLDALAQLLD; this comes from the coding sequence ATGCTAAATATTTCTCAGGAGATTCAGGAACTCCAATCCAATAATTTATATCGCTCTCTCAAAACCATCTCCTCCGACATAGGCCCCTATGTCGAATTTCAAGGCCGCAAACTTCTCAACTTCTCCTCCAATAATTATCTGGGTCTCGCGAATGACCATCGTCTCAAAGATGCCGCGATTCAGGCCACCGAGCAGTTTGGAACCAGCAGTGGCGCTTCTCGCCTCATTACTGGATCTATGAGTCTGCACCAACAACTCGAAGAAAAAATTGCCCAATTTAAAAATACAGAAGCCGCTTTGGTTTTTAATTCGGGTTATCAAGCGAATCTGGGAATTATTACTGCGCTGCTGCGGGAGGGAGATGAGATTTATTCGGACGAATTGAATCATGCGTCCATCATCGATGGGTGTCGTTTATCGAAAGCGACTACGAAAGTGTATCGGCACAACGATATGAATCATTTGGGAGAGTTGTTGAAATCCAATTGTCACCCTCACCCTGACCCTCTCCCCTCAAGGGAGAGGGGGCAATATTCTCTTTCCTCTCCGGATGGTGGACAATATCATTCCCCCCTCCCTCGAGGGGAGGGGGCTGGGGGGAGGGTGAAACGCCTCATCGTTACCGACTCCATCTTCAGTATGGATGGCGATTTGGCCCCGCTTCAAGATCTTGCAGCTCTTGCTGAAAAATATGATTGTTACCTGATGGTGGACGAAGCCCACGCCACTGGAGTTTTTGGTAAAAATGGCAAAGGCTTGGTGGAAGCTATTTGGCCAGATGGCCGTCCTTCTTATCTTCAAGAAAATTTAATCCAAATGGGTACTTTCGGAAAGGCCTTAGGCAGCTTTGGCGCTTATGTGGCTGCGGCAACAGACGTGATTGAATTACTCATCAACAAGGCCCGATCTTTTATTTATACGACTTCACTTCCACCCGGCGTGCTGGCGGCTTCGCTCAGAGCGATTGAAATTGTGGAACAAGAACCCGAACGGAGAGCAAAATTATGGGAGAATATTCATCATTTTTCTAAAGTTTTAAACGCCTCACGTCTCACGTTTCACGCTTCACAAATATCAAGTCCCATTATTCCTATCCTCATGGGTTCTTCCGAAAAGGCCCTCGAACTTTCACAAAAATTATTTGAGCAAGGCTTTTGGGTCAGTGCCATCCGCTATCCTACGGTTGCTAAGGGCAGTGAGCGCTTGC
- the bioB gene encoding biotin synthase BioB — protein MFPKTIQAADLYPQGADEDQVRAIIFATEEEYFNIILPLANEVRKIAFGNEVSFCSIVNAKSGACVETCNFCSQSASFKGTQAPLYPLMKADQILEKAKEAESFGGTEFSIVTSGRAMNKKQELDIMVDALTKIKEQTKLESCASLGLMKREDLLRLKAAGMQHLHHNIETAKSFFPNVVQSHTWEEEVETIKVAKELGLETCCGGIMGMGESLEQRVEFILQLKEIDPHSIPINFLNPRPGTPFAGVNELTPLDCLKIISALRLAMPSKDLIVCGGREVNLRKYQDKMFEAGASGTMLGNYLTTRGRDVEDDRVLVARLGLKAVAPHRRAQGLVINEGCHLERSIAE, from the coding sequence ATGTTTCCCAAAACTATCCAGGCTGCTGATCTCTATCCCCAAGGGGCGGATGAAGATCAGGTTCGGGCCATTATTTTTGCTACTGAAGAAGAATATTTTAATATCATTTTACCCCTGGCCAATGAAGTTCGAAAAATTGCCTTTGGAAATGAGGTGAGTTTTTGTTCCATCGTGAATGCCAAATCGGGTGCTTGCGTGGAGACCTGTAATTTTTGTTCTCAATCGGCGAGCTTTAAAGGGACCCAGGCTCCCCTTTATCCTCTGATGAAGGCCGATCAAATCTTAGAAAAAGCCAAAGAGGCCGAAAGTTTTGGAGGGACCGAATTTTCCATCGTCACCAGTGGCCGGGCCATGAACAAAAAACAGGAACTGGATATTATGGTGGATGCCCTCACGAAAATTAAAGAGCAGACCAAACTCGAAAGCTGTGCCTCGCTGGGTCTTATGAAGCGCGAGGATCTACTGCGGCTCAAGGCAGCGGGCATGCAGCATCTGCATCACAATATCGAAACAGCAAAATCATTTTTCCCGAATGTAGTCCAATCCCACACCTGGGAAGAAGAAGTCGAAACCATAAAAGTTGCCAAAGAATTGGGTCTCGAAACCTGTTGTGGCGGCATTATGGGGATGGGGGAAAGTCTGGAACAGCGCGTGGAATTCATCCTGCAGCTCAAAGAGATTGATCCTCATTCTATTCCTATCAATTTTCTAAATCCTCGCCCTGGAACTCCTTTTGCGGGCGTGAATGAACTCACACCTCTCGATTGTCTAAAAATTATTTCTGCGCTTCGCTTGGCCATGCCCAGCAAAGATCTTATTGTTTGCGGCGGGCGGGAAGTGAATCTGAGGAAATATCAAGACAAGATGTTCGAAGCGGGTGCTTCGGGGACCATGCTGGGCAATTATCTGACGACGCGTGGACGGGATGTGGAAGACGATCGGGTCTTAGTGGCGCGTTTGGGTTTGAAGGCCGTGGCGCCGCATCGAAGGGCTCAAGGTTTAGTGATAAACGAGGGTTGTCATCTCGAGCGGAGCATCGCGGAGTGA
- a CDS encoding ribbon-helix-helix protein, CopG family, giving the protein MAKTNLQIRLPEELEEQIREFAQQSKSSFIREAIQEKLKREKDKKREEQWIKALRKNPEDPQEAKAWMDIEAWGEK; this is encoded by the coding sequence ATGGCAAAAACCAATCTACAAATTCGCCTTCCTGAAGAACTCGAAGAACAAATCAGAGAATTTGCTCAGCAATCTAAATCGAGTTTCATTCGCGAGGCCATCCAAGAGAAATTAAAGCGAGAAAAAGATAAAAAACGGGAAGAGCAATGGATCAAAGCTCTTCGTAAAAATCCTGAAGATCCTCAGGAAGCAAAGGCCTGGATGGATATTGAAGCTTGGGGTGAGAAATGA
- a CDS encoding type II toxin-antitoxin system PemK/MazF family toxin: MKKGEIWEADLGGKAGKRPVLVLTRSQIIPYLSKIVVAEITTKGKGYPTQIDIHLSANLKKQSFVSSEALHTIPKDCLLRYLGDLPENLLKQVNEAIAFALDLS, from the coding sequence ATGAAAAAAGGAGAAATTTGGGAAGCGGATTTAGGCGGAAAAGCAGGAAAAAGACCCGTGCTCGTTTTAACGCGATCCCAAATTATTCCCTATCTTTCTAAAATTGTGGTGGCAGAGATCACAACAAAAGGGAAGGGTTACCCTACACAGATTGACATCCATCTTTCAGCAAACTTAAAAAAACAATCTTTTGTTTCTTCAGAAGCACTACACACTATTCCAAAAGATTGTTTGCTTCGCTACTTAGGAGATCTTCCGGAAAATTTACTCAAACAGGTTAATGAAGCCATTGCTTTTGCACTGGATCTTTCTTGA